A genomic window from Periophthalmus magnuspinnatus isolate fPerMag1 chromosome 16, fPerMag1.2.pri, whole genome shotgun sequence includes:
- the kcnv1 gene encoding potassium voltage-gated channel subfamily V member 1 — MTQCLLDSPSPPPSPASSIFLSSSIVPPMEVFQVNVGGSRFALSAQMLAPFPDTRLGRMVFCPEEALDLCDDFRENEFFFDRNSQTFQYILNFYRTGHLHVHEELCELCFLQELQYWGLDELKIQSCCRERYYRRKDQRDLSEDMNQDLNQDLQNNEEEDFEGVVFSEFRRRLWDILEKPDSSRTAQTYGTFSMTFVVLSVVNMVLMSLDLGETELGQAVGVSSLLDVVEYVCVAWFSLELLVRFLCVRDKCRFSLGIQNLIDLLAVLPFYVTSAVELLHGGSSELENMGRVVQVLRLLRSLRMLKLGRHLTGLKSLGLTIAQCYEEVGLLLLFLGVGISLFSTVLFSLERDVPGSTFDSVPAAWWWATTSMTTVGYGDIRPDTALGKILAFICILSGILILALPIAIINERFSVCYLSLKVKEAALRHGEMMKRLARGSVGGSEAGLNLRDVYASNVLELMRLRGRERASTRSSANDGALWW, encoded by the exons ATGACGCAGTGCCTGCTGGACAGCCCCTCACCCCCTCCTTCACCGGCTTCCTCCATCTTCCTCAGCAGTTCCATAGTGCCCCCTATGGAGGTGTTCCAGGTGAACGTGGGGGGCAGTCGTTTTGCTCTCTCAGCCCAGATGTTGGCTCCGTTCCCGGACACGCGCCTGGGCAGAATGGTCTTCTGCCCGGAGGAGGCTCTGGACCTCTGCGACGACTTCAGGGAAAATGAGTTCTTCTTCGACAGAAACTCACAGACCTTTCA GTACATTCTGAACTTTTACCGCACAGGGCACCTCCATGTTCATGAGGAGCTGTGTGAGCTGTGCTTCCTCCAGGAGCTTCAGTACTGGGGCCTGGACGAGCTCAAGATCCAGAGCTGCTGCAGAGAGCGATACTACAGACGCAAAGACCAGAGGGACCTGAGTGAGGATATGAAccaggatctgaaccaggacctgcaaaACAACGAGGAGGAGGACTTCGAGGGGGTGGTCTTCTCTGAGTTCAGGCGCAGACTTTGGGACATTTTGGAGAAACCGGACTCTTCTCGGACCGCCCAGACTTACGGGACCTTCTCCATGACCTTTGTGGTTCTGTCTGTGGTCAACATGGTGCTGATGTCCCTGGACCTGGGAGAG ACGGAGCTGGGACAAGCTGTGGGCGTGTCTTCTCTGTTGGATGTTGTGGAGTACGTGTGTGTGGCTTGGTTCTCTTTGGAGTTGCTGGTTCGGTTCCTCTGTGTGAGGGACAAATGCCGCTTCAGCCTCGGCATTCAGAACCTCATAGACCTCCTCGCCGTGCTCCCCTTCTACGTGACCTCCGCTGTGGAGCTGCTACACGGGGGGAGCTCCGAGCTGGAGAACATGGGCCGAGTGGTGCAGGTGCTACGGCTCCTCAGGTCACTGCGCATGCTCAAGCTCGGGAGACACCTGACAG GGCTGAAGTCCTTGGGTCTCACCATCGCTCAGTGCTACGAGGAGGTGGGGCTCCTGCTCCTTTTCCTTGGAGTAGGAATCTCGCTCTTTTCTACTGTGCTCTTCTCCCTGGAGCGCGACGTTCCGGGCTCCACCTTCGACAGTGTTCCGGCCGCATGGTGGTGGGCCACGACCTCCATGACCACGGTGGGATATGGAGATATCAGACCGGACACGGCGCTCGGGAAGATCCTGGCCTTCATCTGTATCCTGTCCGGAATCCTCATCCTCGCCCTGCCCATCGCCATCATCAACGAGCGCTTCTCCGTCTGCTACCTGTCACTCAAG GTGAAGGAGGCGGCGCTGCGTCACGGCGAGATGATGAAACGACTGGCTCGGGGCTCGGTGGGCGGGTCAGAGGCGGGGCTAAACCTGAGGGACGTTTACGCCTCGAACGTCCTGGAGCTGATGAGactgagggggagagaaagagcgagcaCCCGCAGCAGCGCTAACGATGGAGCCCTCTGGTGGTGA
- the tspan13a gene encoding tetraspanin-13a isoform X1 produces the protein MRARAARQSHCVVMMCGYYCTKHSLTALNVLYVLVSVLLLGVASWGSLFALVSSVQVVGGIMGVGCFLFVVAFMGLCGALRHNQILLFFYMLILFVVFVMQFSVSCASLTLSKQQQDHLLEVGWNRSEVTQRDVERTLNCCGFTHINNSTCTASCLKEALSCQPCSDIITRYTGNILRFVGGIALFFSFTEILGVWLAYRFRNLKDPRKPPGAFL, from the exons ATGCGTGCACGAGCCGCGCGCCAGTCTCACTGTGTCGTCATGATGTGCGGCTACTACTGCACTAAACACAGCCTGACCGCGCTCAACGTGCTCTACGTG CTGGTGAGTGTGCTGCTGCTGGGAGTGGCCAGTTGGGGCAGCCTGTTTGCTCTGGTGTCCAGTGTGCAGGTGGTGGGCGGGATCATGGGCGTTGGCTGCTTCCTGTTTGTTGTGGCGTTTATGGGGCTGTGCGGTGCGCTGAGACACAACCAGATCCTCCTCTTCTTT TACATGCTCATCctgtttgtggtgtttgtgatGCAGTTTTCAGTGTCCTGTGCCTCTCTCACCCTCAGCAAACAACAACAG GACCATTTGCTGGAGGTGGGGTGGAACAGGTCGGAGGTGACGCAGAGGGATGTGGAGCGAACTCTGAACTGCTGCGGATTCACGCACATCAACAACTCCACCTGTACAGCT agctgtctgaaggaggcgctctCCTGTCAGCCCTGCTCAGACATCATCACTCGCTACACTGGGAATATCCTGAGGTTTGTCGGAGGAATCGCACTCTTCTTCAGCTTCACAGAG ATCCTGGGCGTGTGGCTGGCATATAGATTCAGAAACCTGAAAGACCCCAGGAAACCCCCCGGAGCTTTTCTCTAG
- the tspan13a gene encoding tetraspanin-13a isoform X2, with protein MMCGYYCTKHSLTALNVLYVLVSVLLLGVASWGSLFALVSSVQVVGGIMGVGCFLFVVAFMGLCGALRHNQILLFFYMLILFVVFVMQFSVSCASLTLSKQQQDHLLEVGWNRSEVTQRDVERTLNCCGFTHINNSTCTASCLKEALSCQPCSDIITRYTGNILRFVGGIALFFSFTEILGVWLAYRFRNLKDPRKPPGAFL; from the exons ATGATGTGCGGCTACTACTGCACTAAACACAGCCTGACCGCGCTCAACGTGCTCTACGTG CTGGTGAGTGTGCTGCTGCTGGGAGTGGCCAGTTGGGGCAGCCTGTTTGCTCTGGTGTCCAGTGTGCAGGTGGTGGGCGGGATCATGGGCGTTGGCTGCTTCCTGTTTGTTGTGGCGTTTATGGGGCTGTGCGGTGCGCTGAGACACAACCAGATCCTCCTCTTCTTT TACATGCTCATCctgtttgtggtgtttgtgatGCAGTTTTCAGTGTCCTGTGCCTCTCTCACCCTCAGCAAACAACAACAG GACCATTTGCTGGAGGTGGGGTGGAACAGGTCGGAGGTGACGCAGAGGGATGTGGAGCGAACTCTGAACTGCTGCGGATTCACGCACATCAACAACTCCACCTGTACAGCT agctgtctgaaggaggcgctctCCTGTCAGCCCTGCTCAGACATCATCACTCGCTACACTGGGAATATCCTGAGGTTTGTCGGAGGAATCGCACTCTTCTTCAGCTTCACAGAG ATCCTGGGCGTGTGGCTGGCATATAGATTCAGAAACCTGAAAGACCCCAGGAAACCCCCCGGAGCTTTTCTCTAG